In Stutzerimonas stutzeri, a genomic segment contains:
- the trhA gene encoding PAQR family membrane homeostasis protein TrhA, with product MYHGEKFNAWTHLAGGVLALIGTVWLLVLAAMDGDLAKIVSVAIYGFTLVLLYSTSTIYHSVRGRAKVVMQKLDHLSIYLLIAGSYTPFCLVTLRGAWGWWLFGIVWSLAVIGMLQEIKPRSEARVLSIVIYAVMGWIVLVAVKPLLAALGTAGFSWLVAGGVSYTAGIVFFAYDERFRHWHGIWHLFVMVGSLLHFVAILRYVV from the coding sequence AGAAAAATTCAACGCCTGGACGCATCTGGCCGGCGGCGTGCTGGCCCTGATCGGCACGGTCTGGTTGTTGGTATTGGCCGCCATGGATGGCGACCTGGCCAAGATCGTCAGCGTGGCCATTTATGGATTCACCCTGGTGCTGCTCTACAGCACCTCGACGATCTATCACAGCGTCCGGGGCCGCGCTAAAGTCGTCATGCAGAAGCTCGATCATCTGTCGATCTACCTGCTGATCGCGGGCAGCTATACACCCTTCTGTCTGGTGACGCTACGTGGCGCCTGGGGCTGGTGGCTGTTCGGCATCGTTTGGTCGCTGGCAGTGATCGGCATGCTGCAGGAAATCAAACCGCGTTCGGAGGCGCGGGTGTTGTCCATCGTCATCTACGCAGTCATGGGCTGGATCGTGCTGGTGGCGGTCAAGCCGCTGCTTGCCGCGCTCGGCACCGCCGGCTTCAGTTGGCTGGTCGCTGGCGGCGTGTCGTACACCGCGGGCATCGTATTCTTCGCTTACGATGAGCGTTTCCGCCATTGGCACGGCATCTGGCACCTGTTCGTCATGGTCGGCAGTCTGCTGCATTTCGTGGCAATCCTGCGCTACGTGGTCTGA